From Fundidesulfovibrio terrae, a single genomic window includes:
- a CDS encoding methyl-accepting chemotaxis protein, whose translation MDIHANDTMQKYDLSMTLLQREIDHLKWAQALGLFVHDHKATELTVSSDATKCAFGRWFYSDERAQLEKVNPELKPLLASIEQPHKDLHGTAVTIQKLKKEAQQEKAEEVYNIQTLKSLSSVQEILLGMREKVKTGIDTNRKDLIEDINFTKLLVYVSTVVSMALAVVLSLVISRAISNPLKSLAECSTVIAGGDLSKQCVLSQNDEIGQLSRSMGAMVAGLKDKIAESDRKAEEADALSRQAREAQAQAEAQEHQIKDMLTMIRSIANESMTLSDNLSDYAEQLSSQVEQVKQGTEVQKNRLSEAASAMEQMNATVLDVARNASEAAESAGKAQEKAREGAGIVIESVKAIDRVSSVTANLRSNMNELGTQAQSIGQVMNVISDIADQTNLLALNAAIEAARAGEAGRGFAVVADEVRKLAEKTMGATQDVGGKIRAIQDSVGQSVRDMEAAATAVDRSNELAGASGKSLEEIVALTSVNTQNVQSIAAAAEEQSSASEHIHGSLSDVNGVAHETESGMSETVAIVGKLADMAGQLKELIAQMHDGDSGARGSRRRPALSTRPGMRALP comes from the coding sequence GTGGACATCCACGCCAACGACACCATGCAGAAGTATGACCTGTCCATGACCCTGCTGCAGCGCGAGATCGACCACCTCAAATGGGCGCAGGCCCTCGGTCTGTTCGTGCACGACCACAAGGCCACGGAGCTGACGGTTTCATCCGACGCCACCAAGTGCGCCTTCGGGCGCTGGTTCTACAGCGACGAACGTGCCCAACTGGAAAAGGTCAATCCGGAGCTCAAGCCCCTTCTGGCCTCCATAGAACAGCCCCACAAGGATCTCCACGGCACCGCCGTCACCATCCAGAAGCTCAAGAAAGAGGCGCAGCAGGAAAAAGCCGAGGAAGTTTACAACATACAGACGCTCAAGTCGCTCTCATCCGTGCAGGAGATACTGCTGGGAATGCGCGAGAAGGTGAAGACCGGTATCGACACGAACCGCAAGGATCTGATCGAGGATATCAACTTCACGAAGCTTCTGGTCTACGTCTCTACCGTCGTCTCCATGGCTTTGGCCGTCGTGCTCAGCCTGGTGATTTCACGTGCCATATCCAATCCTCTGAAATCGCTTGCTGAATGTTCCACGGTCATCGCCGGTGGAGACTTGTCGAAGCAGTGCGTCCTGTCCCAGAATGATGAGATAGGCCAACTTTCCAGGTCCATGGGGGCCATGGTCGCTGGGCTCAAGGACAAGATCGCCGAGTCGGACCGCAAGGCCGAGGAAGCCGACGCGCTCTCCCGGCAGGCCCGGGAGGCCCAGGCCCAGGCCGAAGCCCAGGAGCACCAGATCAAGGACATGCTCACCATGATCCGCTCCATCGCGAACGAGTCCATGACCCTGTCCGACAACCTGAGCGACTATGCCGAACAGCTCTCCTCCCAGGTGGAGCAGGTCAAGCAGGGCACCGAGGTTCAGAAAAACCGTCTTTCCGAGGCGGCCTCGGCCATGGAGCAGATGAACGCCACGGTGCTGGACGTGGCCAGGAACGCAAGCGAAGCCGCGGAGAGCGCGGGCAAGGCCCAGGAAAAGGCGCGCGAAGGGGCCGGCATCGTCATCGAGAGCGTCAAGGCCATCGACCGTGTGAGCAGCGTCACCGCCAACCTGCGCTCCAACATGAACGAGCTGGGGACCCAGGCCCAGTCCATCGGGCAGGTCATGAACGTGATCAGCGACATCGCCGACCAGACCAACCTTCTGGCGCTCAACGCCGCCATCGAGGCCGCACGAGCCGGGGAGGCCGGACGGGGATTCGCGGTGGTGGCCGACGAGGTGCGCAAGCTCGCAGAAAAGACCATGGGAGCCACCCAGGATGTGGGCGGTAAGATCAGGGCCATCCAGGATTCCGTGGGCCAGAGCGTCAGGGACATGGAAGCAGCCGCCACGGCGGTGGACCGCTCCAATGAGCTGGCCGGGGCGTCCGGAAAGTCGCTCGAGGAGATCGTGGCCCTGACCAGCGTCAACACCCAGAACGTGCAGAGCATCGCTGCGGCGGCCGAAGAGCAGTCGTCGGCCTCGGAACACATCCATGGCAGCCTCTCCGACGTCAATGGCGTGGCCCACGAGACTGAATCCGGCATGTCCGAGACCGTGGCGATCGTGGGCAAGCTGGCCGACATGGCCGGACAGCTCAAGGAGCTGATCGCCCAGATGCACGACGGCGACTCGGGCGCACGCGGTTCGCGCAGGCGACCGGCCCTCTCCACCCGGCCCGGCATGCGGGCCCTGCCCTAG
- a CDS encoding aldo/keto reductase: MDDTKKTTGLSRREFMKAAGVSGLAVGMAPVSAMAAQEAPPQAGTMPKRKLGKTGVDVSVLALGGMFDTINNQLLLKQAHAWGVTYWDTAEAYGNGLSEEGYGRYFGRNPDARKDIFLVTKIVAKQGSDNTARLDAALKRLQTNYVDLFFIHGISGIDEMTQYKQWAADMKKAGKMKFFGFSTHTNMEDCMLGAAKLDWIDSVMITYNYRLMHTPKMREALDACVKTGIGLVAMKTQGGGPVKTDSEAELKMAGRFMEKGFTDKQAKLKAVWEEPAIASICSQMPNLTILSANVASARDKTSLAREDVKVFGELAEATKCDYCAGCGSICQGAVGGLVAVNDVMRCLMYYRDYGDKELAREVFASLPEETRAKMLTVDYTQAEKACPQGLAIAELMRDASTLLA; the protein is encoded by the coding sequence ATGGACGATACGAAAAAAACGACGGGCCTTTCGCGCAGGGAATTCATGAAAGCGGCCGGAGTGTCCGGCCTGGCCGTAGGTATGGCCCCCGTAAGCGCCATGGCCGCGCAGGAAGCGCCCCCCCAGGCCGGTACCATGCCCAAGCGCAAGCTCGGCAAGACCGGGGTGGACGTCTCCGTGCTTGCCCTCGGCGGCATGTTCGACACCATCAACAACCAATTGCTGCTCAAGCAGGCCCACGCTTGGGGCGTCACCTACTGGGACACCGCCGAGGCGTACGGCAACGGACTCTCCGAGGAGGGCTACGGCCGCTATTTCGGCCGCAATCCCGACGCCCGCAAGGACATCTTCCTGGTCACCAAGATCGTGGCCAAGCAGGGCTCCGACAACACCGCCAGGCTGGACGCGGCGCTTAAACGCCTCCAGACCAACTACGTGGACCTCTTCTTCATCCACGGCATCTCCGGCATCGACGAAATGACCCAGTACAAGCAGTGGGCCGCGGACATGAAGAAGGCCGGCAAGATGAAGTTCTTCGGCTTCAGCACCCACACCAACATGGAAGACTGCATGCTGGGCGCGGCAAAGCTGGATTGGATCGACTCAGTCATGATCACGTACAACTACCGGCTCATGCACACCCCGAAGATGCGCGAGGCGCTGGACGCCTGCGTCAAGACGGGCATTGGGCTGGTGGCCATGAAGACCCAGGGCGGCGGCCCGGTGAAGACCGACTCCGAGGCCGAACTCAAAATGGCCGGACGCTTTATGGAGAAAGGCTTCACCGACAAGCAGGCCAAGCTCAAGGCCGTATGGGAGGAACCCGCCATAGCCAGCATCTGCTCCCAGATGCCCAACCTGACCATCCTTTCGGCCAACGTGGCCTCGGCCCGGGACAAGACCTCCCTGGCCCGCGAAGACGTGAAGGTCTTCGGCGAGCTGGCCGAAGCCACCAAGTGCGACTACTGCGCGGGCTGCGGCAGCATCTGCCAGGGCGCGGTGGGCGGACTGGTCGCCGTCAACGACGTCATGCGCTGCCTCATGTACTACCGCGACTACGGGGATAAGGAGCTGGCCCGCGAGGTGTTCGCCTCCCTGCCGGAAGAGACCCGGGCCAAAATGCTCACCGTGGACTACACCCAGGCGGAAAAGGCCTGCCCGCAGGGGCTGGCCATTGCGGAACTCATGCGCGACGCCTCGACGCTTCTGGCGTGA
- a CDS encoding 4Fe-4S binding protein: MRIATVRRISQGFFLLVFLWFCVAATVGPQWWQLRGWPINWILSLDPLTALSTVLATGTLYAPLLWAVAAVALTAVLGRFFCGFACPLGTLNQLTGWASRLGTTREARIRDNAHHLLHGFKYLLLAFFLACAALGSVQSGLLDPLPLLHRSINLTLLPLADRGMEVLSDEPRAYESAWLIGMVLVAVIGLNLLRPRFFCRFLCPLGALFALAGRFAPWRMGKVEAHKCGDCRLCEEYCEGGCRPSGELVASECVLCMNCLERCPAGRMGFSPKPSAAGELPVTSISRRGAITAVAAGVLAVPLWKVGALASSDRDASLIRPPGSLDEERFLARCIRCGQCMRACPSNIIQPALFQAGVQGLWTPALNFRIGRSGCQPNCVACGQVCPTAAIRPLSLEEKHGVGDFAPQGPVRLGTAFVDRSRCLPWVMDRPCIVCQELCPVSPKAIHTRTVFETVRGGVAGVARVQGDVLDLLTPAPPALNLGSGDYAVRPSAAPGAAPRRILAQAGSRLTLDRPPAGWADPARGDKVDIVVRLQRPFVDPARCIGCGMCEHECPVSGLRAIRVYSENESRSRSGRMLA, translated from the coding sequence GTGCGCATCGCCACCGTCCGCCGCATAAGCCAAGGCTTCTTCCTTCTCGTCTTCCTGTGGTTCTGCGTGGCCGCCACGGTGGGCCCGCAGTGGTGGCAGCTTCGCGGCTGGCCCATCAACTGGATACTGAGCCTGGACCCGCTCACGGCCCTGTCCACGGTACTGGCCACGGGGACGCTTTACGCGCCGCTTCTCTGGGCGGTGGCGGCGGTGGCGCTTACCGCCGTGCTGGGGCGCTTCTTCTGCGGCTTCGCCTGCCCGCTGGGGACGCTCAACCAGCTGACCGGCTGGGCCTCGCGCCTGGGAACCACGCGGGAGGCCCGCATCCGGGACAACGCGCACCATCTCCTGCACGGCTTCAAGTACCTCCTGCTGGCCTTTTTCCTGGCCTGCGCCGCTTTGGGATCGGTGCAGAGCGGCCTCCTGGACCCGCTGCCCCTCTTGCACCGCTCCATCAACCTGACCCTTCTGCCCCTGGCCGACCGGGGCATGGAAGTCTTGAGCGACGAGCCCCGGGCCTACGAATCGGCCTGGCTCATCGGCATGGTGCTCGTGGCCGTGATCGGGCTCAATCTGTTGCGCCCGAGGTTCTTCTGCCGCTTCCTGTGCCCGCTGGGAGCCCTGTTCGCCCTAGCCGGGCGCTTCGCACCCTGGCGCATGGGCAAGGTGGAGGCCCACAAGTGCGGCGACTGCCGCCTGTGCGAGGAATACTGCGAAGGCGGCTGCCGCCCCTCGGGCGAACTCGTCGCCAGCGAATGCGTGCTGTGCATGAACTGCCTGGAGCGCTGCCCGGCCGGGCGCATGGGGTTCTCCCCCAAGCCGTCGGCCGCGGGCGAGCTTCCCGTGACATCGATATCGCGGCGCGGGGCAATCACGGCCGTGGCCGCCGGGGTGTTGGCCGTCCCCTTATGGAAAGTGGGAGCCCTGGCCTCGTCCGACCGCGACGCCTCGCTCATCCGTCCTCCGGGCTCCCTGGACGAGGAGCGCTTCCTTGCCCGTTGCATCCGCTGCGGCCAGTGCATGCGGGCCTGCCCCTCCAACATCATCCAGCCCGCGCTGTTCCAGGCGGGCGTCCAGGGGCTCTGGACACCGGCGCTCAACTTCCGCATCGGGCGTAGCGGATGCCAACCCAACTGCGTCGCCTGCGGCCAGGTCTGCCCCACGGCGGCCATCCGGCCTTTGAGCCTGGAGGAGAAGCACGGCGTGGGCGACTTCGCGCCGCAGGGCCCGGTGCGCCTGGGCACGGCCTTCGTGGACCGCTCCCGCTGTCTGCCCTGGGTCATGGACCGCCCCTGCATCGTCTGCCAGGAGCTCTGCCCCGTGAGCCCCAAGGCCATCCACACCCGTACCGTCTTCGAGACCGTGCGGGGAGGAGTGGCCGGTGTGGCCCGCGTCCAGGGAGACGTCCTGGACCTTCTGACCCCAGCGCCGCCCGCCCTCAACCTGGGCAGCGGCGACTACGCCGTGCGCCCAAGCGCCGCGCCCGGAGCGGCGCCGCGACGCATTCTGGCCCAGGCCGGATCGCGCCTCACCCTGGACAGGCCGCCTGCTGGCTGGGCGGACCCCGCCCGGGGCGACAAGGTGGACATCGTGGTCCGGCTGCAGCGCCCCTTTGTGGACCCGGCCCGTTGCATCGGCTGCGGCATGTGCGAGCACGAATGCCCGGTGTCGGGGCTTCGGGCCATCCGGGTGTACAGCGAGAACGAATCGCGTTCGCGGTCCGGGCGGATGCTGGCTTAG
- a CDS encoding DUF362 domain-containing protein encodes MTKDGGRIAPEIPAGLNRRDFLRRVAGASAVAAGACVLGLSLRDGTGPAALPEVKALPGLGDYALKDLASGSPRMAVVRGADRAAMFDLGVRALGGIEAFIKKGDRVLIKVNAAFASPAALGATTHPELLTAVASACVKAGASQVSVTDNPINNPESCFEITGLAGAARQTGARIVVPRAGLFTPATLPGARLIKDWPVLAGAFTGVTKLIALAPVKDHARAGASMLLKNMYGLLGGRRNVFHQDINGIISELALLTRPTLSILDGTVSMMSNGPTGGSLSDLKSTGTLVVTTDPVAGDAFGAGLLGRTLEDIPYIRLAQAAGAGTADFASLNPVYLDAGA; translated from the coding sequence GTGACCAAGGACGGCGGGCGTATCGCCCCTGAAATTCCGGCCGGCCTGAACCGCCGCGACTTCCTGCGGCGCGTGGCCGGAGCCTCGGCCGTGGCCGCGGGTGCTTGCGTCCTGGGCCTGTCTCTGCGGGACGGCACAGGCCCCGCCGCGCTTCCCGAGGTGAAGGCCCTGCCCGGGCTTGGCGACTACGCCCTCAAGGACCTGGCCTCCGGGAGCCCCCGCATGGCCGTGGTGCGCGGAGCAGACCGGGCGGCCATGTTCGACCTGGGGGTGCGCGCCCTGGGCGGCATCGAGGCGTTCATCAAGAAAGGCGACCGCGTGCTCATCAAGGTCAACGCGGCCTTCGCCTCGCCGGCCGCGCTCGGAGCCACCACCCATCCGGAGCTCCTGACCGCGGTGGCCTCGGCCTGCGTGAAGGCCGGGGCGTCCCAGGTGTCCGTGACCGACAACCCTATCAACAACCCCGAGAGCTGTTTCGAGATCACCGGCCTCGCCGGGGCGGCCCGCCAGACCGGGGCGCGCATCGTCGTCCCCCGCGCGGGCCTTTTCACCCCCGCCACCCTGCCCGGCGCCAGGCTCATCAAGGATTGGCCGGTGCTGGCCGGGGCGTTCACCGGCGTCACCAAGCTCATCGCCCTGGCTCCCGTGAAGGACCACGCCCGGGCCGGAGCCTCGATGCTGCTCAAAAACATGTACGGGCTGCTGGGGGGCCGCAGAAACGTCTTCCACCAGGACATCAACGGCATCATCTCGGAACTGGCCCTCCTGACCCGCCCCACCCTGTCCATCCTGGACGGCACGGTGTCCATGATGTCCAACGGTCCCACCGGAGGCTCGCTCTCGGACCTCAAATCCACCGGAACCCTGGTGGTCACCACCGACCCGGTGGCGGGCGACGCCTTCGGGGCCGGGCTTCTGGGCCGCACCCTGGAGGACATCCCCTACATCCGCCTGGCCCAGGCCGCCGGGGCCGGGACCGCCGACTTCGCCTCGCTCAACCCCGTGTACCTGGACGCCGGAGCCTGA
- a CDS encoding DUF6599 family protein, whose translation MARSRASMSEKRVGYAVLGLLACLAVWLFAQQASFNPAVIVAMNHPKGAGRIVTGQQGAALSQTAGFLADLQGFPALSPVEGYTPESLSDKIDGKAELYLASNFQEMACRAFAAENAGNARVETFLYAMESPKDAFAVFSGQRRPGADQLPLAQNAYATENAIFLTKGRYYLEFVADHASPELRPALESLAQALLAALPEDTAQGAETDLFPAAGLRADSVRLAVSDALGMEGLENVYTAEYALAPGEASAFLAVRATPDEARAQADAYAHFLASNGFKELKPGEDLPASLAGARVLVLEDMLQVVMAKGRALAGVHDAANRKAALELAGQLAKSLEEKKP comes from the coding sequence ATGGCCAGGTCGCGCGCGAGCATGAGCGAGAAAAGGGTGGGATACGCCGTTCTGGGCCTTCTCGCGTGCCTTGCCGTCTGGCTCTTCGCGCAGCAGGCGTCGTTCAACCCGGCGGTGATCGTGGCCATGAACCACCCCAAGGGAGCGGGCAGGATCGTCACCGGCCAGCAGGGCGCAGCCCTGTCGCAGACGGCCGGTTTCCTCGCCGACCTCCAGGGTTTCCCTGCCCTCTCGCCCGTGGAGGGCTACACCCCGGAATCGCTCTCGGACAAGATCGACGGCAAGGCCGAGCTCTACCTGGCATCCAACTTCCAGGAGATGGCCTGCCGGGCCTTCGCAGCTGAGAATGCCGGAAACGCCCGGGTTGAGACCTTCCTCTACGCCATGGAATCCCCCAAGGATGCTTTCGCCGTGTTCAGCGGCCAGCGCCGCCCGGGAGCCGACCAGCTCCCCTTGGCCCAGAACGCCTACGCCACGGAAAACGCCATATTTCTCACCAAGGGGCGCTACTATCTGGAGTTTGTGGCCGACCACGCTTCGCCCGAGTTGCGCCCGGCCCTGGAGTCGCTGGCCCAGGCGCTCCTGGCCGCCCTGCCCGAGGACACGGCCCAGGGGGCGGAAACGGACCTGTTCCCTGCCGCGGGCCTGCGCGCCGACAGCGTTCGCCTGGCCGTCAGCGACGCCCTGGGCATGGAAGGCCTGGAGAACGTCTACACGGCGGAGTACGCGCTGGCCCCCGGCGAGGCGTCGGCCTTCCTGGCCGTGCGCGCCACCCCGGATGAAGCGCGCGCCCAGGCCGACGCGTACGCCCACTTCCTGGCCTCCAACGGATTCAAGGAACTCAAACCCGGCGAGGACCTTCCCGCTTCCCTGGCCGGAGCCAGGGTGCTGGTCCTGGAGGACATGCTCCAGGTGGTGATGGCCAAGGGCCGGGCGCTGGCCGGGGTGCACGACGCCGCAAACCGGAAAGCTGCTCTGGAACTGGCCGGACAGCTGGCGAAATCCCTCGAGGAGAAGAAGCCGTGA
- a CDS encoding outer membrane homotrimeric porin, whose amino-acid sequence MKRLGGLALLVTLILCSAGLASAATEVKMVGDARVHANAWSKLDYTGWNSNGTRTADSFVIWERFRLRTDFIANEGLKFRFGIRLQNRVWGNDTLTVDNPTTAIDVYQAFLQFKWPGTNVEFSIGMQDFDLPISSPMLASSPVIGGTRLAAAAVTVPVCDAFKAIGGFARLLDTNKDFDPSTTQKADEFDAYFLVLPVTVQGFSATPWGMLAVAGRDAGYTTIGTGSMRNSSETLATNLFSAGTLLAPSGFKNAQNVYFWVGTALSLTALDPFKFYADVIYGEGNASDRGKNRRGGLFFDVAAEYTGWDMLTPQLTFWYSTGEDSSMRNGSERMPTVVQNWGPSTSFLFDCSQQFVNGHMALNPTGSWGFAASLNKISFIQDLTHRLTFTYARGTNSPRALRQANLLWGTGNYVQMGRDLTTDEYVMGINFDNEYKIYENLSAVVETGWAHGQFQKSVWGRRFVNQTGTDPWKVAFGFTYKF is encoded by the coding sequence ATGAAACGTCTAGGGGGGCTTGCCTTACTCGTCACCTTGATACTGTGCAGCGCCGGTCTGGCCTCGGCCGCCACCGAAGTGAAGATGGTCGGCGACGCGCGCGTCCACGCCAACGCATGGTCCAAGCTCGACTACACCGGCTGGAACAGCAACGGCACCAGGACCGCCGATTCCTTCGTGATCTGGGAGCGCTTCCGCCTGCGCACCGACTTCATCGCCAACGAGGGCCTCAAGTTCCGCTTCGGCATCCGCCTGCAGAACAGGGTCTGGGGTAACGACACCCTGACCGTTGACAACCCCACTACCGCCATCGACGTCTACCAGGCGTTCCTGCAGTTCAAGTGGCCCGGCACCAATGTCGAATTCTCCATCGGCATGCAGGACTTCGACCTGCCCATCTCGTCGCCCATGCTGGCTTCCAGCCCGGTGATCGGCGGCACCCGCCTGGCCGCGGCCGCCGTGACCGTCCCCGTGTGCGACGCCTTCAAGGCCATCGGCGGCTTCGCACGCCTGCTGGACACCAACAAGGATTTCGATCCCTCCACCACCCAGAAGGCCGACGAGTTCGACGCCTATTTCCTGGTCCTGCCCGTCACCGTGCAGGGCTTCTCCGCCACCCCCTGGGGCATGCTGGCCGTGGCCGGACGCGACGCCGGCTACACCACCATCGGAACGGGTTCCATGCGCAACTCTTCCGAGACCCTGGCCACCAACCTTTTCTCCGCCGGCACCCTGCTGGCCCCCAGCGGCTTCAAGAACGCCCAGAACGTCTACTTCTGGGTGGGCACCGCCCTGTCCCTGACCGCGCTTGATCCCTTCAAGTTCTACGCGGACGTGATCTACGGCGAGGGCAACGCCTCCGACCGCGGCAAGAACCGCCGCGGCGGCCTGTTCTTCGACGTCGCCGCCGAGTACACCGGTTGGGACATGCTGACCCCTCAGCTGACCTTCTGGTACTCCACCGGCGAGGATTCCTCCATGCGCAACGGCTCCGAGCGCATGCCCACCGTGGTCCAGAACTGGGGTCCCAGCACCTCGTTCCTGTTCGACTGCAGCCAGCAGTTCGTGAACGGCCACATGGCCCTGAACCCCACCGGTTCCTGGGGCTTCGCGGCCAGCCTGAACAAGATCAGCTTCATCCAGGACCTGACCCATCGCCTGACCTTCACCTACGCCCGGGGCACCAACTCCCCCCGCGCCCTGCGTCAGGCCAACCTCCTCTGGGGCACCGGCAACTACGTGCAGATGGGCCGCGACCTGACCACCGACGAATACGTCATGGGCATCAACTTCGACAACGAATACAAGATCTACGAGAACCTCTCCGCCGTGGTGGAGACGGGCTGGGCCCACGGCCAGTTCCAGAAGTCCGTCTGGGGACGCCGCTTCGTGAACCAGACCGGCACCGACCCCTGGAAGGTGGCCTTCGGCTTCACCTACAAGTTCTAA
- a CDS encoding PEP-CTERM sorting domain-containing protein, with product MIRISRQIFLSLVSCLAFAQLAMAAPVVLPPPVVPYAVQYDNFFSYSAKLLTGFGLPGFDVNTGTGGLDVLIYTGANGANNTGVGAGGLFNFPDPLAAPGGGDTSVAGVWGPTNIPVGTGPIPVSYMLDYLHATFGAQANVPIFDFDMNQTGASPDLQVVGQVRVRNASNTVIASWAFDNITDNKFEDTAWVTAPGTITATNPLPPFQSVTVDNNKGSGKLDFIVYAPTMNLALFNAAGNTIEFDFRMQGLNDGFEELFLTGGFAPAAVPEPGTMLLMGIGAAGAAFMRRRAKKAH from the coding sequence ATGATCAGAATATCCAGACAGATTTTTCTCTCGCTGGTGTCCTGCCTGGCATTCGCTCAACTGGCCATGGCCGCCCCGGTGGTTTTGCCGCCGCCCGTAGTGCCCTATGCAGTCCAGTATGATAACTTTTTCTCCTATTCTGCCAAGCTCCTTACCGGCTTCGGGCTGCCCGGCTTTGACGTCAACACCGGCACGGGCGGACTGGATGTTCTGATTTACACTGGCGCGAACGGCGCGAACAACACCGGCGTCGGTGCCGGTGGCCTCTTCAACTTCCCCGATCCGCTGGCGGCGCCCGGCGGCGGCGATACCTCCGTCGCAGGCGTCTGGGGCCCCACCAACATTCCGGTGGGTACGGGCCCTATCCCGGTGAGCTACATGCTCGACTATCTCCACGCCACTTTCGGCGCACAGGCCAACGTCCCGATCTTCGACTTTGACATGAACCAGACCGGAGCCAGCCCCGATCTCCAGGTTGTCGGGCAGGTGCGCGTCCGCAACGCGAGCAACACCGTCATAGCCAGCTGGGCCTTCGACAACATCACTGACAATAAGTTCGAGGACACCGCGTGGGTCACCGCGCCCGGCACCATCACCGCGACCAACCCCCTGCCTCCCTTCCAGTCCGTCACGGTTGACAACAACAAGGGAAGCGGCAAGCTGGACTTCATCGTGTACGCCCCCACCATGAACCTGGCCTTGTTCAACGCGGCCGGCAACACCATCGAGTTCGACTTCCGCATGCAGGGCCTCAACGACGGCTTCGAAGAGCTCTTCCTGACCGGCGGCTTCGCGCCCGCCGCCGTCCCCGAACCCGGCACCATGCTGCTCATGGGCATCGGCGCGGCAGGAGCGGCCTTCATGCGCAGAAGGGCGAAAAAGGCTCATTAA
- a CDS encoding undecaprenyl-diphosphate phosphatase, whose amino-acid sequence MDPWLSTVILGIVEGLTEFLPVSSTGHLILTGVLLGHSGDKAASYDIIIQLGAILAVAVMYRDRYLALVFPQSRQRFGGKRGLTLLFLTCLPASVVGLLGRKMIKAHLFAPLPVALALIAGAILILIVESKKTAREKYYDLDDVSPALALGIGLFQCLSLWPGFSRSASTILGGMILGARRKLAVEYSFISAVPIMIAATCYETYKSWGEFDMADLQFLAVGFVVAFFSAWIAVKWFIALVSRMTLRPFAVYRFLLALSVFLFWPK is encoded by the coding sequence ATGGATCCCTGGCTCAGTACAGTCATCCTCGGCATAGTGGAAGGGCTTACGGAATTCCTGCCCGTATCCTCCACGGGACATCTCATCCTCACCGGAGTGCTGCTCGGCCACTCCGGGGACAAGGCCGCTTCCTACGACATTATCATCCAGCTCGGCGCGATCCTGGCGGTGGCGGTGATGTACCGCGACCGCTATCTGGCCCTGGTCTTCCCCCAGTCCAGGCAGCGCTTCGGCGGCAAGCGCGGGCTCACCCTGCTCTTCCTCACCTGCCTGCCCGCCTCGGTGGTGGGGCTCCTGGGGCGCAAGATGATCAAGGCCCACCTGTTCGCCCCCCTGCCCGTGGCCCTGGCCTTGATCGCGGGCGCGATCCTCATCCTCATCGTCGAGAGCAAGAAGACCGCCCGGGAGAAATACTACGACCTGGACGACGTCTCCCCGGCCCTGGCCCTGGGGATCGGCCTGTTCCAGTGCCTGTCGCTGTGGCCGGGCTTCTCGCGCTCGGCGTCCACGATCCTGGGCGGCATGATACTGGGCGCGCGGCGCAAGCTGGCCGTGGAATACTCCTTCATCAGCGCAGTGCCCATCATGATCGCAGCCACCTGCTACGAGACGTACAAGAGCTGGGGCGAGTTCGACATGGCCGACCTGCAGTTTTTGGCCGTGGGTTTCGTCGTGGCCTTCTTCTCGGCCTGGATCGCCGTGAAGTGGTTCATCGCCCTGGTGAGCCGCATGACCCTGCGCCCCTTCGCGGTGTACCGCTTTCTCCTGGCGCTCTCGGTGTTCCTGTTCTGGCCGAAATAA
- the yihA gene encoding ribosome biogenesis GTP-binding protein YihA/YsxC has translation MRKTLLLEKTIYGQADLIVPEVPQMALAGRSNVGKSSLVNRLAGRKQLAKTSSTPGKTQSINLYKVVPGDYYLVDLPGYGYARRSKEERARWAKLIERYLTGNQWLQAVAVLIDCRLTPQASDLDMVAWLHASGVRVVGVLTKADKCSQRERQAQKARWASLLGGEPPILFSSVTGMGYEELWRRIDSILADDEEFEDGLESEGSDAGPDDEDV, from the coding sequence GTGCGCAAGACGCTTCTTCTGGAAAAGACCATCTACGGCCAGGCCGACCTGATCGTGCCCGAGGTGCCGCAGATGGCCCTGGCCGGACGCTCCAACGTGGGAAAATCCTCGTTGGTGAACCGGCTGGCCGGACGCAAGCAGCTGGCCAAGACCAGCTCCACCCCGGGCAAGACCCAGAGCATCAACCTCTACAAGGTGGTCCCCGGCGACTACTACCTGGTGGACCTGCCCGGCTACGGCTACGCCCGCCGCTCCAAGGAGGAGCGCGCCCGTTGGGCCAAACTCATCGAACGCTACCTTACCGGCAACCAGTGGCTGCAGGCCGTGGCCGTGCTCATCGACTGCCGGCTCACGCCCCAGGCCAGCGACCTGGACATGGTGGCCTGGCTGCACGCCTCGGGCGTGCGGGTGGTGGGCGTGCTCACCAAGGCCGACAAATGCTCCCAGCGTGAACGTCAGGCCCAGAAGGCCCGCTGGGCCTCACTGCTCGGGGGCGAACCGCCGATCCTGTTCTCGTCCGTCACCGGCATGGGCTACGAGGAACTCTGGCGGCGCATCGACTCCATTCTCGCGGACGACGAAGAGTTCGAGGACGGCCTGGAGAGCGAAGGCAGCGACGCCGGGCCCGACGACGAGGACGTTTAA